The window GGAACTgcaaatattgtgaaaaaaggAGGACactggagacttttttttttttaattgtaaggTGTTTTTCACGCAACCTGCAgtaatatttacttatttaatatattatctTAAGCTTTGCTTTTTACCCACTTATAGCCAGGGGCTTTGTGGGGAGGGGGACTGATTACCCACGGCCATGATGGGAGGAGGGCCCtcaaaaaattttgtttttcaaaaatagagAAGGCTATCTGAGCCAGTGAGTGatttggcaggaaatgtcccacaaattgcaaaatatttgtagatttagattttttttaagcaagggGAAATATGTAGAGAACAATATATTAACAAGtatcataaaaacagaattttatatttttttttaggggaatattttatttttgacttttgttttttatgaggtcattttcctgttgttgtttactttacctttttggttgtttttgttttgttcttttgtttatgtttttattctttttatattttcttttattttctttttaattctttgctaattttcaagtaattttacttttttttttttctaatttcctgctaatttctgggtcatttcttcttaaattgctcattgctttctttttcttcccatGGCTTTTGAgaggaatcaagccaatttgcccaggtttcaaaagagAAGATACGATCGTAAgagacatttaaacattttagactttttaacatttaaaaaatggcacaaCACTAGATGAAACATGTTGTCTTCAGTGATTGCATGGTTTTATTCTGTGCCAGATTATTAGGGAACCTGACCTTCGGCCTTGAATGCGCTTGCTCCGGCACTGTGTGTgtaataacaaacacacacaagctgttGTTGTAGATTGTGTTTTACTCAAAGTTAAAGGTTACAGTCTGTGGCGGCGCTGCAATGAGAACTAAGTGGTCATTACGGCAGAGATGTGACGTGATCAGACAGCAGCTGTGTTCCCACAACAATCCCTCCCTCACTGCTCATCTGTCCGTCCATCCTCTCactcccacacagacacacacacacacgcacacacacacacacacacacacacacacacacacacacacacacacacacacacacacacacacggattaCATGAGATACCACAAAcatctaaattaaaaacaattagcCCCTAACATAGTACATTCTATTTTTCAACTGACTTGAAGTTGTTCATACAACAAAagtaacatttgaaaaaataaaacgctgTACAACCTTTAAATCACAATAATGGACAACACGCTGTTCCTCCGCGTAGTGATTAGTGGCGTTATTAGTCAAGGGATGCAGCTTTTTCATTTCCTCGTATTAAATTTCCGCAACTGACAAACTGCTCAGATAATGATGGAAAATTTTAACGAGGGTGAATCTGGACCTCTTTCTGCACAGTGCGTGTCAGTAACCGGTTTATGTGTGCATCAAACCACGGGGCAGCTTggtctttaaaatatattgacTTTCCCAACAGCCTGAGCTAAAAATGGCCTCTGGCCTTGTAGTCGCATGCTTATTTAAGCCCCCCCGTCCTTCATTATTAGATAAACCAAAATCTGCAAccatgtgggttttttttcccatccaaAATCTTATACGTCTGCCTTCCGTTTACTTTCTGGGGctaaaaattttgattttttattttcactgcatAATGAGTTCATTTACTTTTGATATTGCAATGTGCTGACCATACTTTTTACTAAAGCAGGGTTTAAAATGCATatattgtttaaccctttaaaacctggagcagcatcacttttgctgcccttcacaagtatttaaaccttttggatcctgagcaaattggtgcgatttcttacaaaaacatggggaaaaggcaactagcaacatggtaagaaatgttccacaaattgcaaaataaaagctaggaaaaaaacatattaataattATCTTGAAAATGTTAATCATTATGTTACAggtttattttcaattttttttagcacttatAAAGGTCACGTTTTTaactttcttgattttttttaattctttaaatatatatatatatatatattagcagGAAatgttcttgtaatttttactaatttcttgctaattttggggtcattttctcttttgttgctcattgccttcttcctatgtttttgaaagaaatcaagccagtttactCAGATATTCAGCAACTATGAGACCAATCAAATTAGCTCCTTGTCATTACTGATCACCATCTTCAGATCAACATTATCTCTTTCATAGCAACATGGCTGGTTAGAGATGAGTAGCTGGGAGAAAGTTCAATCCCAGGCTCTGTTTTCACTCTCGCTCCGCTTCTAAGGTGGAGGTCAGTGGGTGTGTCTCCTCCCGTCCAGGTGGCATCTGATTGGCCGGGACTCCTGACAGCAGCTCTCCCACGCTGCCACAGTAAAGCAGGGAACGCATGGGCCACttctgaggacagagacaggactCCAGGCTCATGCTGATATGATAAGCAATCTGATATTTGATATACAAATTAGTCATAACTCATCtgaatgaatgtaaaaatatgctAATTTTGTCCCGAGTTACACCTCTCATACATGTAGCCTGAAAGAAATACCTGTAGACACTACGCAACAAAAACACGAAAACATAGTTTTAagtgatttttgaaaaagtatttCCCTAATAAGTCAGAGTGAtttaagttaaaagttaaaaaaaaaaaaaaaaagtttagttaAAAGTTTCATAAAACGTTAGTGATTTTATGTACCTATAAATAGTTAAAACAACCTAGTTATCCAAAGGTGATATTAGTGATTTTATGTACCTATAAAGAGTTAAAGTAAGTTAGCTATCCAAAGGTAATATTAGTAGTGTTATGTActtataactaaaaaaaaatgtgttggtgGTTATCTTCGGGATATAGAGTCAGTGGTCTTATTAAATAAACTTGATTAAATTAGCTAGTTATCTAAAGTTAGATATTAGTGATTTTGATTAGTGATGTTATAACCGGATAAAATGAGTAAGTTTTCTAAAGGTAATATTAGTGAGTTATGCACTTATAACTAGATAAAATTAGCCAGTTATTCAAAGGTAATGTTGTTGTATGCacaactaactaactaattatCTAGTCATAAGGTCATAGGTGGTCTTGGTTATTTATAACtaaataaatttataaaataaattagtgaTCCACTGGGAATAATAGTAGTTTTTTGACATTAGTTAGTTATCTAAAGGTGATATTAGTGATTTTCTGCACTTATAACTAGATAAAATTAGCTAATTATCTAAAGGTAATAGTGGTTTTATGTACTTAAAAATAGATCAAATAAATTAGTTATCCAAAGGCAATATTTGTAGATTCATGCACTTATAACTAGATGACATTAGCTAGTTATCTAACGGTAATGTTGTGGTTTCATACACTTTAACTTAGATAAAATGAGTCATCTAAAGGTGATATTAACGTTTTTATGCACTTCTAACTAGACAAAATTAGCTACTTATCTAAAGGTAGTGTTAGTGGTTTTATATACTTAAAACTAGATAACATACGGTAGTTATCTAAAGGTAGatttatgcatttataacaCGATGAAATTAGCTCGTTATCTAATGTGGTGGTTTCATGTGCTTTAACCTAAATAAAATTAGTCTAAAGGtgatattaattatttatgcaCTTGATAAAATGAGTTGGTAAAGGTAATATTAGAGGTTTTATCAATAGATATAATTAATTATCTTAAGGCCATAATTGTCGTTTTATGCACTTATAATGGGTAGTTGCTTAACGTTTTTCAGTAGTCATAACATTACAActttcagtctttctttctGGCACCTGACAGATACATGAAATGTTGTCGTGGTTACAGATTCATGATGTGTGACTGTCAACATTTAAACCAATCTTTCTGGTCGGATCTGTCTCACCTTACTGTCTCATAGGATGATTATCATGTCCAGCAGGCCATGTCCTGTATATGAAGCACAGTCAGTGTCATGCACTCAGGAGTTGTTGGATCCTGTCCGTACCTTAACAGGATGCAGGTATCCTCCCGGCCTGGACGGCAGGGCGTGCTCAGCCAGCGTCCCTCCCTGGTCCAGCGTCTCTGTTAGATGAGCTATGTAGTTGGTTGCCAGAACCAGAACGTCCAGCTTGGACAGTTTGGTGTCTGGTGGGACGGAGGGCAGAGCAGCCTGaggacagaggaagagggaTCAGCTCAACACTGAATTGCATTaattattgttaaattaaaaataaattgcacataACAGAAATATGCTAGTAAAGATTGTCAAATCTGAAAATTTTTAATCacttacttaaccctttgaaatctggagcgacatcacttttcatgcgctgtgacgcctttcacaagaatttaaacttttgaacccgAACATAGGAAAGAAAGGCAGCGACTAACTTGGCAAAGAATGTAccgcaaactgcaagaaataggtggattttgaaaatatttttaaaaaagagaactatatttaagataatcttaaatatgtattaaaatattttaaatacaattattataagattaaagtgttttttttacttattggtttacttgttttgttgttttgctactttccaggtaattttcttatagcTTTCAcaaattttttatttgctaatttctcaaacatttcttcttgcattgctcattgccttctttctgtgtttttgaaagaaatcaagccaatttgctcaggtttaaaagggttaaacacaagAAACTCATTGCCtaacaggaacacacacatttccccTAACTGTAGACCGTCTCCACACGTTTCAACATTCAAAACTCTTTCTGCAAAACCTCACACAGAAGTGGCCAAATGAATCTTTGCACTGTGTTCATTTAGCAAACACATCTCAGCCTAAACTCAAAGATCACACCTTTCTCCAGGTAAAAACGCTGAGTCTCAAAATAGTTCATGCACCAACAAGAATTACAGGGTCATTATGTCGACCTGGAGACATGTCAGTGTGCTTTAGAGCAATAGATCCTGATAATGTGAAGCTTGCAAGACATCAGAGAGCAAGAGACCGCAACAAATAAGACAAGGCATCTCAGATGAAATTAATTCCAAATGAGTCTATCAGCTTGTGCAACCTGCGCCTTTGCATGGTTGCATCCATTGTGTTAGTTTTCTTTCCACATCGTCTGGCAAGAGCAAAGATGTGTGATGCTGATGAGACATTATAGTCTGATCCAGACCTGTGACGACATGTTGACAATGCTGACGCTGACTAACATTTGCAGCATTTGGAAATTAAGGTTTTGTAAAAAGAGTGGCGAAGGGATGGTTTATTTTTGCAGGCCAGCCAGGAAGTAAGcgtcgcactggttccctcgtcaaaaaactttatgggatttttaatgggatttctgattatcgccaaaaataagctctgtgatgAACAcgagtttatgatacttacatgttttgttcagcatgataatcttaacagatgaacaccacttttgtgtgttttgaagcgtaaatgaaatcgGCAGTAGtgaaaagctattgttaggctatacacgaaCTACATCGTGGTCGCACGACGTGAAGATTtaaatgagtttctgtgtccggtgTGATGACGTCACCGATAAACACTGTAGTCCacttagccacttgttagcaatccccttttttaaaatgcgtaaaaccttaaaagttcaaaaacgGCGTACGCACGGACATATTctgttttgtagaaaaaaacgTCTAAATATGTTCCGCCTGTATAAACCACAGGccttttttaaggcattttactgaaaacccattcaaaagcCCACAGACTTTAAAACAAGGGAACCGAAGTGCTAAAAGGCTGACGGACTTCCGCATTTTAGGACTCATAACTTCACCACTCTGTTGGCTATTTTACTGTGTATGGACtcttctttgcatgttttgtcaGTATGACTATTCACTTAACCATTAATGTAAGAGGTATTTATTATAATACCGTCCATTTCTCACACTGTGGGAGTTTCTGGTGCAGGTATCTGGATAATCAATGCTGTGACTTTACAATATTTAAtgatttctctgaaaaaaaaacaactattccAAGCATTTGGATAGCAGTGTTTTAAATTCCTGTAATCCCTCTGGTATGTAACAAATAGTCATGCATGTAGCATGTGTTTGACAGCTTGTGTGTGCTGTCTGAGGGCAAAGTTTGGACCCAGGAGTTCAGTTTCTGCACTGCTGGGTGTAAGTCTTAGTTGTGTCTAAGCAACTGAGGAAGAACTGTATTTTTCTTCTCCTCGTGGAGGTGGAAGGTTTCTGACCAGCAGGGACATGGTCAGATGTCCCTCTTGGACACAATGCGAGATGCTTAAAAATTGAATTCATCAACATGCAACAGCTTGCGTTCAAATGATGGAAAAGTGTCTGCTGTACCTGCAGGCTGTGGAAGGCCTGCCGCAGGTTGCGTACGCGGCTCCTCTCTCGCGCTGCATTTTCAGGGGAGTGCTGACCCCTCAGTGTCCTGGACTGGACCATAGACCCACAACCAGATCCAGAGTTGGACCTGGACCCACACACAGACTGCTCCTgcaggcaaaaaaacacatgcaacctccaaaagtcttaaatatcATTCATTATTAGTTAACTTTAGTCGAGTCCTCCGAATGTTCCCATCAAGTCTTTACGCTAATAAGCTAcactttaaaatctttaaaaagttcaTCTAACTTGAAATAATCTTGTAATCTTAAACAAATTGCCTCAAAAAGTGTTAGTcctaatttatgtttaatttatatgtaattgttaagtttacttggtTTACTGCTGTATCCTGCTGTAGTCTGCTGTAGtcttcttttttcatcatttttaagttgccacaacttcacaaaatcaagtaaatatgacttaatttcaacaaatttattttgatgtaaatCAAGATTAATAGTTGTAATTTCCTGGAATTTctaggcaatcagtttcctagattcttttaaagtaaaataaacaatctgTGTATTAACCTGTGAAAAATTGCATGATCTTCCTAAAACGGAAGCACACTGACCCATAGTTTTGCTGAATGAGATTACATTTGATCTGTTTCATTTAGGAAACAAGTTTTAAGCAGATGTTTCACACGCTATTCTTCTTATTTCATTATAGTGTAAGTTCAAATATGATGAAAGTTGTGGCAATATCCCACTGGTTGCTCAGAATTATTAATGGCCAGTTGCCTTTGAATCCCAAATCATGCTTGAGCTGTAGACTCACCCACTTCCTGGGCTCGCGGCTGCTGCGTGAGCTCTGCCTGTGTCCGAGCAGGGATGCTGTGCTGCCGGCTGCACACGGCTGCTGCCTCTGCGGCTCGGCTGCGGAGCTGGAGTCCAGCTGGTGGTTCGCTGCAACCGACATGAGACCTTTCAGAGGATTCATCGCCATTGGTGCTGCTGAAACGGTGCAGCAGACTCTCCTACAGACTTGAGAACTTAATTCACCtttgttcagtttattttcattggcTGGATGGAAGTTTGCGTTCCCGTGTTGGAGATTGTTGTGGAAGTATCATCCAATAAGTGCTTTGGTAAAAACACTACAGAACACAGTCTGGGGTCATCTATCCATCTGAtctgaaatcttttttaaagtctgatgTAGATATAAAAACTGGCTCGAGAACAGCTGAAATCCCTCATCCGATCTCATACACACTCTTCTGTGGCTGCAGAGGACCAGCAGGCATCTCCAAGCTTCTTTCCAGAGTTCACCATGCCTCTGTGGGTCCCCTCTTCCACCCAGACCCCTAAAAAACCCTACAATTCCCGACTGACTCTCTGCGCATCACCGTCCATCCAGAGAATCCTCCCAGTCtgaccctctctctctctctgcctctccgtctgtctctgctTGTTTCCTTATCGGGTGAGGTAATGTGGGGAACTTCATGTGGTCCTTATCTCAGCCGCCCGGTCGTCCTGATCCTCCCCTGGCTGTTTGGCTGCCAAGAggagcaggcaggcaggcagtcAGGCCTGGGGGAGTGCAGCACTGGGAGGGTGTCCCGAGCCAGGGCACTGGGGGGCTTGGGAAACTCAAAGCTCTGCTAACAACTGGACAAGGGTGGGACTGGAAGCTCGGGGCAGTGCGACATTGAACACGACCAGAGAGAGGCGGAAGAGCCTTTTGGTTTGTTGAAGACATTCAGGGTATCCCAGCATCATAACAACCTCATTGTGATCGCATGAAAAGATTGGGGAGAGGTCACTTTGACTTGAGCTGCAATTTTGAATTTCATTGAGCCCATTTTGTGACCGTAGTTCAACTCCCATCAAcgtgttctcactccaaactcgtcaaataccagCGCTGGTTTAGTGGCGCTCAGCGTGTGGTACTGATGCACCCTTTAGTGTGTGAGACACACTGGGCTGTGTCATTATCAGAGCAAATGATGtttaaagagcaagaaagtccacAAAACGATTGGTTCAAGTACAAGACTTTACCCAGAAGACCATTGTTTTGTgtccaaaaagacaaaagttaaCAAGTTTTGTGAACTATGTAACAGTGCGTCATGTGACTTTTCAAGAGTAACAAACATAGTGATTTTGACCAAAACCATAATCTGTTTTCTTGACTTTGTTAAGTAGACCCCAAAACTAAGTAAACCTCTgctgaatgtttattttgagaaaaaaaacaacaaaaaaaacaggaagtatGGGAACATCACAGCTGTCTCTTAAATTGTCCACCATCGTGTGAACCCAGTAGCAgtgtttctgtggtttaaaCGTGCAGTTATCTTTATGGTTAAAATAAGGTTTGAATGTTAACGTCATGATGGCTTTGAAGAATGCATCGAACCAGAATCAGCTTTTCAGCTTTGCTAGAGTCAAGCTTTTCACAATAAGACTGGCCTTTTCAGCTTCCTCTATAGACTAAACTTTGGGAATagagcacaaacacagtgaACTGTGAAAGAAGCACAAAGTAACAGCAGGGACAACAGACTAGTCAAAgtaggttttattttgtcagagATAGAAAACTGTCACAATCATCTTGGAATGGTAGCAGACACGCAATTCATTTTAGATTGcatagtttaaccctttgaaacctggattgacatcactttccttgtgatgtcatttagacacctttcacaaatacTTAAACATCTGAACCCTGAGCAGGttgatttaatttcttcaaaaacgtgggaaagAAAGCGGTGAACGACTTGACAAGACAtgaaataagtacatttaaaaaattattttattatttttccaggtcatgtccctctttgtttgtttcttgttgttttttctttttacttttccatttgttttttgcttgttttattgttatttcttaatatattttcaggtaattttttaaatcaggctAATTTCCcatggtttcaaagggtttaaaaaagTTAAGATCAGCTTGGTATTTTATTGTGATATACATTTTGAATGCCCTCATTGTGAAACATCTTTCACTTTACTAATTACAACttaatcattttcatcatttaagtAAATCATCGTCACACAAAACTTGTCTAACAGCATTACAGATTGTATTCGGCTTTTTCAAGATCAACACAATGAGCAGCAATCATGATTTAACTCTGTTAACTCTCATGGTTACATATCAAAGTGCTGAATGCCAAAAACCTTTTGAAGACATTAAACTTCATAGTTGTGATTCAGGCTTAGATCAATAGAAGTAAACAGTGCTTCTAGTCTCCGTagttattgtaaaattttagTGCTTGAAACTAGCAAATTAAAGTAAGTCAGTGGTAATGTAAAGTCAATGCTAGCAAATAAACCAACTGTATAGCAACTGTGTAAAACATTAAAGCAGTGATATCAGATATcaatatacattaatatatatatatatatatatatatatatatataccaaaATCTTGTTTGCCATGTCCATCTTTCTGCTGTAATTGTAAAACCAGAATGTAGCTAACTAGCTTGCTTGCCAGCTAGTTAATgctaacacaaaaaaagatctgaCGAGCAGACCAGCTGACAAAAGCTCAgctgcaatttatttttaatattattgttacttatttatattaattatgCATTAAGTTAGGAAATGTATTTAGATGAGCTAATGCTAACTGGGAGGCCTTAACATCGAAACGGTCAAGAACCCCTGCACAACAAGCATCTGATTTCAAAGCTTCAAAGCTGCTGCCTCCAGATGCCTTTTGCaactatttaacccttgaacccagagcaaattgatgtgatctctttcaaaaacatgagaaaaaatgcaatgagtaacttgataaaaacaagaaaaaaaaggttccgTATAttggaagaaattagtagatttagaaaaaattttttttaaatggctgggaaaaaaaatgtatagggggaaaaaaaacatatttagaatgataataattatattaaaaatgatgttacaaaattcttatgtttgattattattattaatttttttaaaattattattattttcaggtaattttctttttactaattccttgatAATTTGGGGGCGATttccgatgtttttgaaagaaatcaagccacattgctcaggttttaaaaaggtttaaactacaaaaacaagttttgaaTAAGTTTAATAGGAAAAAAACCAGTGAAATCAAACATAATGCAGAGGTTTAAGGCCATAATGTAGCTTCATGTTAGAGGGTTAGTATTATCAGTCAGAGGAATGTCTGGCACCTTGTCCAGCCTGtcaacacaataacaacaagCGCCCCCTGATCTCCCATCTGCAGCTGCTTAGTAAACTGTTAAATGCTACAAGGCTGGGGGAAAGTTTaaggaatgaatgaatgctgGTTTCTGGTACTGACAGGCTGTAAACGTGtcttttatgtaaaaacatgtttactcGGTTTCTCTGCTTATTTAATCCATCTGCATATCAACACCTTCATTCTACACTTTTAGTTAGTTCACTCTGTCATCAGTCCACCACCtactatttgtttttctgctccaCTGTCTTAGTGAAGTTCTGGATGTCTTCGGCCATCAGCTGGGGCTCCTCCATTGCAGCAAAATGGCCGCCGCGGGCCATGGGTGTGAAGGTCAGGAGTTTACGGTATTTCTGTTCGACCCATAGTTTGGGAGTGTGCATCAGCTCGTTGGGGAAGCACGCAAACCCAGTGGGGACGTACACAGGTATCCTGTGAAGAGACAAAGATGTGTCAGCATTTAAAGGTTTGGTGTTTATGAGCATTGACCACATTTTCACGTTTTTGCGTCAATTGACTAAAGGAAagaccagtttttaaaaattggtctGGTATTGAGTGAGAGGGCTGCAGGCACAAAATGGGCTGCAATGTCACCACCTACGGGCATTT is drawn from Plectropomus leopardus isolate mb chromosome 16, YSFRI_Pleo_2.0, whole genome shotgun sequence and contains these coding sequences:
- the LOC121955669 gene encoding transcription factor 23-like → MAMNPLKGLMSVAANHQLDSSSAAEPQRQQPCAAGSTASLLGHRQSSRSSREPRKWEQSVCGSRSNSGSGCGSMVQSRTLRGQHSPENAARERSRVRNLRQAFHSLQAALPSVPPDTKLSKLDVLVLATNYIAHLTETLDQGGTLAEHALPSRPGGYLHPVKKWPMRSLLYCGSVGELLSGVPANQMPPGREETHPLTSTLEAERE